Genomic window (Rathayibacter sp. VKM Ac-2760):
CGGCGAGCTCACGGCGGTCCTCGAACTGCTCCGCGCCACGGCGCAGGAGAGCGAGCCCGTCCACATCCTCTGCGACAGCCAGTACGCCATCAAGGCCTGCACCGAGTGGCTGCCGGGCTGGAAGCGGAAGGGCTGGCGCAAGGCCGACGGCAAGCCGGTGATGAACGTCGAGATCATCAAGGCGCTCGACGAGGAGCTGCAGGGCCGCGCCGTCACCTTCGAGTGGGTGAAGGGCCACGCCAACCACCGGATGAACGAGGCCGCCGACGTGCGCGCCCGTGCGGCGGCCACGGCCTACCAGCGTCGCACCGCCGTCGACGCCGGCCCGGGCTGGCCGGGTGCGGCTCCGGCCGTGACGCCCGCCGCCGAGACCGAGGACGCCCCCGCGACCCTCTTCTGATCGACGACCCACCGCCGCGCTCAGGGCAGCCGCAGCACCCCCGTCGCGACCAGCTCGCGCACCCGGGGCAGCACCGAGTCCAGCACCGCCGCCTCCTCCACGTGCAGGAGCGACGCGACCGCGGCCGTGATCGCCGCGACCGACAGCTCGCCGTCGCAGGCGCCGACGACCGCGGCGAGCGCCGTGTCCGCCTCCTCGACCCGCGCGAGGCCGCCGCCCTGGCGCAGCCGCAGCACCGTCGGATCGTCGTTGCCCGGCCAGTAGTGCCGCTCCTCGGTGACGTCTCCCGCGACGACGAGGGCCTGCCGCGCGAGCGCCGCGTCGTCCAGCCGGGACAGCCGCTCCTGCGCGTCGAGGCAGTGCGCGAGGTGCCCGCCCAGCCCCGCGGTCGCGACGGCCCCGTCGAGCCGCTCCAGCCGCCGGATCGGCGGGCGCGGCGACGCGGGCAGGCGCAGGGTGACGTAGCCGAAGCCCACCCCGGTCACGCCGCGGCGCTCGAAGTCCTCGAGCCAGGCGTCGACGAGCGCGTCCGACTCCGCGCCGCGGGTGGTGCCGCCGTCGCGGATCCAGGTCTCGGCGTAGATCGCCGGGTCCTGCTGCTCCCGCTCGACGATCCAGACGTCGAGCGGCGAGGCGGTCCCGTCCATCCAGGCGGCGAGTCCGGCGTGCCCGGGCTCGAGCGCCTGCTCGAGCGGGCTGCGGTCGTCGGCCAGCCACGCGCCGACCCGGTCGAAGGCGTCCGCGTCGGCCCGGTACTCCCAGTTGCCGAGCAGCTGCGCGACCCCGCCCGGCACCAGGTGCTCGGCGGCGCCGACGATCACGCGGCGGACGATCTCGTCGCCCTCCAGCCCGCCGTCGCGGTACTCGTAGGCGGGAACCCCGGCCGTCCGCGGGGTGATCACGAACGGCGGGTTGGTGACGATGTGGTCGAAGCGCTCCCCCGCCACCGGCTCGTAGAGGCTGCCGTGCCGGAACTCGATCGAGTCGATCCCGTTGAGGGCCGCGTTGAAGGCGGCGATCGCGAGGGCGCGGTGCGAGATGTCGGTCGCGACGACGCGGTCGGCGTGCCGCGAGGCGTGCAGGGCCTGGATCCCGCAGCCGGTGCCGAGGTCGAGGACGCTGCCCACCGGTCGCTGGATCATCAGCCCGGTCAGGGTGAGGCTCGCCCCGCCGACGCCGAGCACGTGGTCCTCCGCGAGCGGGCGGCCGAGTGCGAACTCGCCGAGGTCGGAGGCGATCCACCAGGAGGCCGCGCCGCGCAGGTCGACCAGGTCGTAGGGCCGCAGGTCGAGCGCGGCCGTGACGACGGCGCCCGCCTCCGAGCGCACGAGTCCCAGCTCGAGGGCGCCGTCGACGCCGAGGGAGGGGAACGCCGCCTCCGCCTCCGCCGTCGGCACGGGATCGGCGAGCAGGAAGAGCCGGGCGAGCGCGGCCAGCGGACCGCGGTCGCCGGCCCGCTCGAGCGCCCGCCGTGCCGGGACGCGGTCGCCGCGGCGCAGCGCCTCGCCCGCGGCCTCGCCCCAGAGCTCGCGGACGGCGTCGACGCGGTAGCGGGCACGGGAGAGGTCGTCGCCGAGGAGCGCGATGCGGGCTCGGTCGAGCTGGTCTGCTGGCTGCACCGCTCCATCCTCGTGCACGACCGCAGCGCGCACGACGCGGGAGCGGTGCGCATCATCAGCCGAGAAGCGGGCTCATCGCCCATCGTCGATGAGGGACCTCGACAGCTGACGTTGTGCGCGCAATACCATCGACTCATGCCCCTCACCGGAGAATACGAACCGAGCACGTCCGCCTGGGCCCGCGAGCAGGCGGAGCTCTACGAGGCCACCGGCGGCGCGGAGGGCAACCTCCTCCGCGGCAAGCCGATCATCGTCCTGACCACGGTCGGCGCCCGCAGCGGCAAGCTGCGCAAGACCGCGCTGATGCGGGTCGAGCACGACGGCGCCTACGTCGTCGTCGCCTCGAAGGGCGGCGCGCCGGAGCACCCGGTCTGGTACCTGAACATGGTCAAGGAGCCGCACGTCGAGCTGCAGGACGGGCCGGTCAAGAAGGACTACACCGCGAGCGTCCTCGAGGGCGACGAGCGCGCCGCCTGGTGGGAGCGCGCCGTCGCGGCCTGGCCCGACTACGCCGAGTACCAGACCAAGACCGACCGGCAGATCCCGCTGGTCCTGCTCACGCCCTGGTCCTGACCGGTCTCACTCCGGGGCGGCGATCGTCGTCTCCGGAGCGCCCCCCGGATCCACGCGCGCCGCGATGAGCGCGAGCACCCGCGGGTGCGACAGCAGCACGAAGTGCCCGACCACCGACACCGCGATGTTCTCGCGCGCGCCGGCGAGGCGGCTCCCCCCGGGGATGTACTGGTCGCGCATCCCGTAGATCGAGACGATGCGGGAGTCGGCGTCGCGCTCGGCCAGCAGCGTGCGGATGACCGGACGGTGCGGACCGAACTCCCGGAGCGCTCGCGCCGGCGCGATCCGCGCGAGCGGTGAGCCGTTGAACGGCGTAGAGACGGCGATCATGCGGTCGATCCGGCCCTCGTCGCGGTCGTCGACGACCATCATGTGCTTGCCGATCAGCCCGCCCTTGCTGTGCGCGACCACGATCACTCCGCGCAGGTCGCGCTCGCGCAGGTACTCCTGACCGAGGGCGGCCGAGGCGACGATCGGCCTGGTGTTGTAGCCGAGCGCCGGCAGCACGTGGATCGGGTGCCCGGCCGCGTGCAGCCGGTCGGCGATCGGGCGGAGGAACTGCCAGGTCTCGTAGATCCCCGGGATCAGCAGTACGGGCGCGCCGTCACCCGAGGCGTAGCGCGAGACGTCCCAGCCCTC
Coding sequences:
- a CDS encoding ribonuclease H — protein: MSIIAAADGSALGNPGPAGWAWYVDDERWAAGGWSHGTNNIGELTAVLELLRATAQESEPVHILCDSQYAIKACTEWLPGWKRKGWRKADGKPVMNVEIIKALDEELQGRAVTFEWVKGHANHRMNEAADVRARAAATAYQRRTAVDAGPGWPGAAPAVTPAAETEDAPATLF
- a CDS encoding methyltransferase, with amino-acid sequence MQPADQLDRARIALLGDDLSRARYRVDAVRELWGEAAGEALRRGDRVPARRALERAGDRGPLAALARLFLLADPVPTAEAEAAFPSLGVDGALELGLVRSEAGAVVTAALDLRPYDLVDLRGAASWWIASDLGEFALGRPLAEDHVLGVGGASLTLTGLMIQRPVGSVLDLGTGCGIQALHASRHADRVVATDISHRALAIAAFNAALNGIDSIEFRHGSLYEPVAGERFDHIVTNPPFVITPRTAGVPAYEYRDGGLEGDEIVRRVIVGAAEHLVPGGVAQLLGNWEYRADADAFDRVGAWLADDRSPLEQALEPGHAGLAAWMDGTASPLDVWIVEREQQDPAIYAETWIRDGGTTRGAESDALVDAWLEDFERRGVTGVGFGYVTLRLPASPRPPIRRLERLDGAVATAGLGGHLAHCLDAQERLSRLDDAALARQALVVAGDVTEERHYWPGNDDPTVLRLRQGGGLARVEEADTALAAVVGACDGELSVAAITAAVASLLHVEEAAVLDSVLPRVRELVATGVLRLP
- a CDS encoding nitroreductase family deazaflavin-dependent oxidoreductase encodes the protein MPLTGEYEPSTSAWAREQAELYEATGGAEGNLLRGKPIIVLTTVGARSGKLRKTALMRVEHDGAYVVVASKGGAPEHPVWYLNMVKEPHVELQDGPVKKDYTASVLEGDERAAWWERAVAAWPDYAEYQTKTDRQIPLVLLTPWS
- a CDS encoding alpha/beta hydrolase, which codes for MPAREQGRPRRSSSLRTAYLRDYRYAYGSRFTHLREGWDVSRYASGDGAPVLLIPGIYETWQFLRPIADRLHAAGHPIHVLPALGYNTRPIVASAALGQEYLRERDLRGVIVVAHSKGGLIGKHMMVVDDRDEGRIDRMIAVSTPFNGSPLARIAPARALREFGPHRPVIRTLLAERDADSRIVSIYGMRDQYIPGGSRLAGARENIAVSVVGHFVLLSHPRVLALIAARVDPGGAPETTIAAPE